One genomic segment of Desmodus rotundus isolate HL8 chromosome 5, HLdesRot8A.1, whole genome shotgun sequence includes these proteins:
- the MDK gene encoding midkine, protein MQHRGFLLLALLALLALTSAVAKKKDKVKKGGPGSECSEWTWGPCAPSSKDCGAGFREGTCGGQTQRLRCRVPCNWKKEFGADCKYKFESWGSCDGGSGTKARQGTLKKARYNAQCQETIRVTKPCTPKTKAKTKAKKGKGKD, encoded by the exons ATGCAGCACCGAGGCTTCCTCCTCCTCGCCCTCCTCGCCCTGCTGGCCCTCACCTCCGCGGTGGCCAAAAAGAAAG ACAAAGTGAAAAAGGGCGGCCCGGGGAGTGAGTGCTCGGAGTGGACGTGGGGGCCCTGCGCCCCCAGCAGCAAGGACTGCGGCGCGGGTTTCCGTGAAGGGACCTGCGGGGGCCAGACCCAGCGCCTCCGGTGCAGGGTGCCCTGCAACTGGAAGAAGGAGTTTGGAG CCGACTGCAAGTACAAGTTTGAGAGCTGGGGTTCGTGCGATGGGGGCTCTGGCACCAAAGCCCGCCAAGGCACCCTGAAGAAGGCGCGGTACAATGCCCAGTGCCAGGAGACCATCCGCGTAACCAAGCCCTGCACCCCCAAGACCAAAGCCAAGACCAAAG caaagaaagggaaggggaaggactaG
- the CHRM4 gene encoding muscarinic acetylcholine receptor M4: MANFTPANSSSGNQSVRLVSSAHNRYETVEMVFIATVTGSLSLVTVVGNILVMLSIKVNRQLQTVNNYFLFSLACADLIIGAFSMNLYTVYIIKGYWPLGAVVCDLWLALDYVVSNASVMNLLIISFDRYFCVTKPLTYPARRTTKMAGLMIAAAWVLSFVLWAPAILFWQFVVGKRTVPDNQCFIQFLSNPAVTFGTAIAAFYLPVVIMTVLYIHISLASRSRVHKHRPEGPKEKKAKTLAFLKSPLMKQSVKKAPPGEASREQLRNGKLEEAPPPVLPPPPRPVADKDTSNESSSGSATQNTKERPPTELSTTETTTPATPAPRLQPRALNPASKWSKIQIVTKHTGNECVTAIEIVPATPAGMRPAANVARKFASIARNQVRKKRQMAARERKVTRTIFAILLAFILTWTPYNVMVLVNTFCQSCIPDTVWSIGYWLCYVNSTINPACYALCNATFKKTFRHLLLCQYRNIGTAR, translated from the coding sequence ATGGCCAACTTCACCCCGGCCAACAGCAGCTCGGGCAACCAGTCCGTGCGCCTGGTCTCGTCCGCCCATAACCGCTACGAGACCGTGGAGATGGTGTTCATCGCCACGGTGACGGGCTCGCTGAGCCTGGTGACTGTGGTGGGCAACATCCTGGTGATGCTGTCCATCAAGGTCAACAGGCAGCTGCAGACAGTCAACAACTACTTCCTCTTCAGCCTGGCCTGTGCCGATCTCATCATAGGCGCCTTCTCCATGAACCTCTACACCGTGTACATCATCAAGGGCTACTGGCCTCTGGGCGCCGTGGTCTGCGACCTGTGGTTGGCCCTGGACTACGTGGTGAGCAACGCCTCTGTCATGAACCTGCTCATCATCAGCTTCGACCGCTACTTCTGCGTCACCAAGCCCCTCACCTACCCGGCCCGGCGCACCACCAAGATGGCAGGCCTCATGATCGCTGCGGCCTGGGTGCTGTCCTTCGTGCTCTGGGCGCCTGCCATCTTGTTCTGGCAGTTTGTAGTGGGCAAGCGGACAGTGCCCGACAACCAGTGCTTCATCCAGTTCCTGTCCAACCCGGCGGTGACCTTTGGCACCGCCATCGCTGCCTTCTACCTGCCCGTGGTCATCATGACCGTCCTCTACATTCACATCTCCCTGGCCAGCCGCAGCCGGGTGCACAAGCACCGGCCCGAGGGCCCTAAGGAGAAGAAGGCCAAGACTCTGGCCTTCCTCAAGAGCCCCCTGATGAAGCAGAGCGTCAAGAAAGCCCCCCCGGGAGAAGCTTCTCGGGAGCAGCTGCGCAATGGGAAGCTGGAGGAGGCCCCGCCGCCGGTCCTGCCACCCCCGCCTCGCCCAGTGGCTGACAAGGACACTTCCAATGAGTCCAGCTCAGGCAGTGCCACCCAGAACACCAAGGAACGACCACCCACAGAGCTGTCGACCACAGAGACCACCACGCCCGCCACACCTGCCCCTCGCCTACAGCCGCGGGCTCTCAACCCAGCCTCCAAATGGTCCAAGATCCAGATTGTGACGAAGCACACGGGCAACGAGTGCGTGACAGCCATCGAGATCGTGCCTGCCACGCCAGCTGGCATGCGCCCTGCAGCCAATGTGGCCCGCAAGTTTGCCAGCATTGCTCGCAACCAGGTGCGCAAGAAGCGGCAGATGGCGGCCCGGGAGCGTAAGGTGACACGGACCATCTTTGCCATCCTGTTGGCCTTCATCCTCACCTGGACGCCCTACAACGTCATGGTCCTGGTGAACACCTTCTGCCAGAGCTGCATCCCTGACACAGTGTGGTCCATTGGCTACTGGCTGTGCTACGTCAACAGCACCATCAACCCTGCCTGCTACGCCCTCTGCAACGCCACCTTTAAAAAGACCTTCAGGCACCTGCTGCTGTGCCAGTATCGGAACATCGGCACTGCCAGGTAG